CGCAAGGAATCAGGAGAAAAGGGATGTTTGCTCATCGAACTCGATGGAGAATCGAGAAAACATACCTTCATAGGGACCTCTGAGGTTATATGGGATAGTGAAACGATCGAAGTATCCGGCGATGGGGGATTCGATGGGATCTTCAAGCAATGCAAGGAATTGATTGAGGAAAAATGCTTGGATGGCAGAAGCTATCTTTTGGAAATACAGTTGGATGCAGGGGAAAATGCAGGGGAGGTTGCGGAATACCTTGAGGATTTGACCCGGATTTTACAGGAAGAAGAGCAAGCTGAAGTGTTTATCTGGGTGTATAAAATTAAGCTAACGCATACCATGCAGATGAATAGGTCAAGCGAAATATCTCCATTTGTGGCTGAAGTGTCACAGCTTGCTTCTGAATTTGATGAGACGGAGACTTCGTTGGCCCCTCTTTATCATCATCCGATTGCGAGAAGGTATCTGGATTCGATGGAACCAAAAGATCAGGAGTCACTTTTGGATGATGCGGAGAGGTATCTTTTGCAGCTGTTTGAAACGAACACATAATGAGGGAGGAGGAGAAGCGATGATCATTAAAGACCTCCATGTCTATGGTTATGGCAAAATCGAAAACGAGCGTTTTTCTGAACTGGGCCAGCTGCAGGTGTTCTTTGGCGAAAATGAATCAGGCAAGTCCACCATCATGTCTTTCATGCATAGTATATTATTTGGGTTTCCGACAAGGGTTCAAAACGAACCGCGTTACGAGCCTAAAATGCATGCCAAATATGGGGGGAGACTTACTCTCATAACAAAAAAACATAGGGAAATCGTTATTGAACGAGTGAAGGGTAAAGCGACTGGCGATGTAACGATCACCTTCGAGGATGGGAGGGTCGGGGGTGAGGAAGAGCTTAATGATATTCTTCTTGGTGTGGATAAAAACTATTACCAAGCCATTTTTTCTTTCGACCTTCAAGGACTTCAAGGCTTGCAAACGCTAAGTGAAGGAACGATGAGTAAATATTTATTGTCAGCTGGGCTGGTCGGGAATGATAAGCTTCTTGAGGCAGAAACGAAGTTGCAAAAAGAGCTTGATCGGCTATTCAAGCCTTCAGGCCAGAAACCCCTATTGAATGTGAGGATAAAAGATCTTAAGGAACTGCAAAAAAAGGTAAAGGCATCGGAACAGGAGCAGCAGTCATATACGGCATTTTTGCACGAAGAGACAGAACTTAAGGAGAGGCTTGCCGAGATTACGAAAGCTATCCAAGCGATAGAAGAAAACCTTGTGAATGTAGGGACTTTCCTGCGAATTAAGCCCTTGATTGAGGAGCGGGGGAATATTGAATCGGAATTAAGGAAAATCAAGGATGTAAGTTTTCCTGTAGATGGTTTAAAAAGGCTTGAGCAGTTGCAAGCCGTTGGAATGCCAATGAAGGCCCAGCTATCTGCATTGACCGAGAAACTGAACAAACTTGAAGAGAATCTTATTGAAAGCGAGATCAATCCATTTATCACGGAGCACAAAGAGCAGATTGAACATGCAGTCGACCAAGGAACTTTACTGGAGAAGCTCGAGGTGGACATGCGCACGGCAGAACACGAAAGGCTGATGGAAGAAAAAAATATTGAGAAGGTGAAGCGGGAACTATTCCTCGATGAACCAGATGCTGAAATCAGCAAATTCGATATCAGTACATATATGAAGGAAAAGGTCAAACGAACGGAGAGGGATAAGCACCAGCTCCAAAATGATAAAATGCAGCTCGATGAGAAATATGGGCTGCAAAAGGTGAGTCTGGAGACGACAGAAGCCCGCTTGAAGGAGATAGAAGCACAGTTAATGCCTGAGGAGAAACGAAGCAAGCTGGAATTTTCATACAACAAGCAACATAACAGTGAATTTAAAGCAGTCAAAAGTCTCATACTCGATGAGCAAATACTCGAACTTGAAAAACAACTGGCTCTACAGAAAAAGAAGAAGGCACATGATCGCAATCGATCACGAATCATGAATGGAAGTATAGTAGCGCTTCTATGTTTAGGTGCGCTCAGTTGTTATTTCAGTGATCAGTTGTTGCTATCAATGATATTTCTGGCTGCAGCCATCCTGTTTGCGGTTTCCAGGTACCTCTTTAAAGGAGAGGATATATTATCAGGACATATCCGGCAATTGGATGACGCGAAACGAAAAAGAGAAGAACTTGGCAGTGAAGCTCATCAGGATAGTGATGGGGAATCGATGCGACGATTGCTGGAACTCGACGACCGTCTCCAAAGGCAGTATGAAACGGAAAGGGTCAAATATGAGGAACGGGAGGAGGCATTTGAATCGACCATTCAGGAGTATGCGGCTTGGGAAGCGCGAAGGGAAAAATTGGCTAAAGAAATGAAAAGCATCTTAAGTGGATGGGGCATGTCTTTTCCCGGCATGGAAATCAATCTTGAATCTGTATTCGACATGCTTGGGAATTGGAAGGGGGCCGTGGAAAGGAAATTCGAAACAATCGAGCGGCATCAATATCTACATGAAGAATTTGATGGCAAAGCGAAGATTTTATTTCATTTTGCCCATGACCTTGATTTTGAGCCATCCACTTGGCGTGAAGCGATAGGCCTTTTAAAGCGGGAATTGAACGATGCTGTAGAGTTCTCTGTCCAACGAACGCAAAGGGTTCAGGAGCGAAGCCATCTGCGGAATGAAATCGAGCAGCTGACGAGGGAAAAGAATTATCTTGATGCCGAAATGGAACAGCTATTTGGGTTAGCCAAGGTAAATGACGAGGAAGAATACAGACATCACGCTGCCCTGTCCGAAAAGAAAGGATCTTTGACAAATCAACTTGGGTTGATTGCCGTCCAAATTGAGCAATCGAGAATGCTCCCTGAACGAATACGAACATATGTTAAACAACAGATCACCTCCTATACATTAGAAGAGTTAGAACGGAAATTAAAGGATGCAGCAAACGCGAAATCAGCATTAATGGAAAAACTGACTGACACGAAGCATCAGATCAAACGTCTTGAAGCATCAGGTGTATACGACGATTTACTTCATCGGTTTTATGAAGAAAAAGCGGCGTTTAATGAAGAGGCGAAAGAATGGGCTAAGTTGGCAATTTCCAAACGCTTGTTGAATAAAACGCTGGATCGATATAAAAGGGAACGGCTTCCGAAGGTCATCGCGGATGCAGAGCGACATTTTGCCTTTTTGACGAATGGGTGTTATTCGAATATCATCCTTGATCATTCAGGGGAAAAAATTTTGGTGCAGCGCAGTGACGGCTTAAGATTCGGTGTGGAAGAGGTTAGCCGCGGGACAGCCGAGCAAATATATGTTTCCCTAAGGCTTGCGCTAGCGGAACACACCTTTGACAATGATCCTTTCCCACTCATCATTGATGACGGTTTTGTTAATTTTGATGCAAAAAGGACAAAACGGATGCTTGAATTATTGAAGACAATTTCGCGAAAACGGCAAATCTTCTTTTTTACCTGCCATCATCATGTCATGGAGAATTTTGCGGAGAAAGATGTGATTCATCTATCCAATCCTATATTGAACAAGGATAATGATTTGATCATCCGTGGAATATAATTGGATTGAAACTTTCATAAAGAGCGTGAAGTCATTGATTATGAATGAGTTTGTAAGCAGGCATGATCCATCTTTACTGTTAATCATCGAAAAGGAGTTCCTTGGTACGCGATGTATGGGTGGGAAATATTCTGCCGAAGGTCATACGATCACTTTATATCAGGAAGATATCGAGATTCAGTGTCAACGTTCGTTAGGGGCGCTTGATAAGCTTGAGGAATATACATGGATCATCCTTACGCATGAAATCGGTCACGCGCTGGATAAAAAGCTAACTGCGCTGAATGAGGAGTTATGGAGCACAGGTAATCCGAAAATCCTATATCAAATTGAGGTAAAAGCCTGGGGTATCGCAGCTGAAATAATGTCCTTTATCAATTTGAATTTGTTCACCTTCAGGAAAGATGAATCTCTCGCACATTGTTCAAAACGGCTGCTCGTAGGTTAACGGGCGATCATATGGAAAGGCATACTGTAGATAAACTCTCGATAATGGAGGAGTTTGTCTGCAGTTTTTGTGTTTTCTTCGTACGTGGCTTTACACTGCACTTTGAATATGAAATACGGGTAATCGTCATATATTTGAAGGATAGACGAATGAATCATCCATGGAGATGGACCTCGATGTTTTTGGTTCATTATGCTTATTTAGTTTGACAGTGATAATCATTTTCATTAAACTGAAATTATTAGAATAATAAGGGGAGTATTTTTATGCGACCAGTTATTAACACCCAGTCTTTATCGCTTGGTTATGGTGATAAATTAATTATAAATGATATGGATTTAGAAATTCCCAAAGGGGAGATCACTGTTTTCATTGGTGCCAATGGCTGTGGGAAATCAACTTTGCTGCGATCGGTGGCCCGCTTGTTGAAGCCGCAAGGTGGTTCGATAGCCTTGGAAGGCAAGGAGATTTCCTCCATGTCATCGAAGGAGGTAGCAAGAAAAATGGCGATTCTTCCGCAATCGCCGACAGCTCCTGAAGGTCTTACAGTCTATCAGCTCGTGAAACAAGGGAGGTATCCGTATCAAAGTTGGTTGAAACAGTGGAGCGCCGAGGATGAAGAGCAAGTTCAAAAGGCAATCGAAGCAACGAACTTGTCAGAGTTGAAGGACCGTGCAGTAGATGAATTATCAGGTGGACAGAGGCAACGGGCATGGATTGCGATGACGCTGGCTCAGGATACGGACATCATATTGCTGGATGAACCGACTACATATCTTGATATGACCCATCAAATCGAGATTCTTGACTTATTGTACGACTTGAATGAGCTTGAGAATCGGACGATCGTAATGGTGCTTCATGATTTGAATTTGGCATGCCGTTATGCGGATAATTTAGTTGCCGTTAAAGACGGGTCGATACATGCAGAAGGACGGCCTGAGGAAATCATCACGCCAGGGTTGGTCCGGGAAGTATTTGGGATGGAGTGCCAAATTGCCTTCGATCCAATTTTCGGCAGTCCCATGTGCATCCCGTTTGGGAAGGGGCGTTATGCTCGAAGTAGGATTAAGGCGATGGCCAATGGATAAACTCAAGTGAACCCAAAAAGTTAGACACTTTATTTACTTCGGAAGTCTTGAGGGCATGAATCCGGTAATCTACCGGGCTCATGCCCTTCTTATGACTAATATTCAGAATGTACGGAGTATTCAGTCTACTGATGATAATTTGGTGACGAACTTTGGATAACTTCATGCAAAATGGACCTAGTATACTTGTATTTTTTACTAGATCATTAATTATGATTTGGAAGCCAACCCGTATTCATAATTCATACTGTGTGATATAAGAAAGAAGATGTTCTTCAAGAGTTTATTTACACAGGTGATGGACGCAACTTTATGACATTTGTTATAGGGGTGCGTTTTTAATTTGTCGTAATACTCAACGCTATGATTCTACCCTTAACGTCTTGATAACGTCTAGCGTATGACCGTAATTGCTCGCACTAAACATCATTGCTATCTTTTCTGCCATCGCTCCAGAGAAATTTTTATTTGTATTGGAAAGTATTTTATTTTGAATAATCGTTTTTGAAAGTTCCTGAACAAAATCTGGATGTGGAAACCATGTTTTGAATAATGAGCGATTTATCTTTTCAGAGGAGATAAACCTACATTTACAGTTCATAAAATACTTAATGTTAACTATTTTTCCTGAGAAATTTTCGAAACAAAAAGATTAAACTAATTAAAAATAATACCTTATTTAACTTCCTTCTTATTTTAAAAAAATTATTGTAGATTATACTTCCAACAATAAGAAGAACAATCAATTTTAGATTTTTTTGTATTTACAATCACATCAAATGGTACTTTTTATTTATATAGTGGCGTGGTTTTTACATTTCACAGTAATTTTTTATCATTTATATGGTATTATTATAAAATATTGGTAATTAAAATACAATTAAACGAAGGAGAAAATGTTTACTTAAATACTTATGATAATCTGGAGGGTGAAAAATGCAAGGGAAGCAAATTGGATGGATTGCGTTATACATAAGGTTAGCCTTAGGTGTTAGCTTTTTATCAGCTGTGGCCGATCGATTTGGATTATGGGGAAAGCCGGGGGCTTCAAATGTGGCATGGGGCAACATGAAGGGTTTTATGGACTACGTAAACGTGCTAAATCCTGTTGTACCTGATGTGTTTATACCAACAATCGCATGGATTGCGACCATTGGTGAAATCATTTTTGGAATTTTATTGATCCTTGGTTTTCAAACAAGGATAGTAGCCTTACTGAGTAGCCTCATGTTACTTCTATTTGCGTTAGGTTTAACTGTAGGAGTTGGTTTTAAAGCTACTCTTGATTATTCTGTCTTTTCTGCATCTGCAGCCTCTCTTCTATTGGTTTGCTTCCGTGATATTCCGTACAGTTTGGATTCACTCGTGAAGAAAAAACAAAGAAAATATAGCATAAATGTTTAATTGGTGTATCGGCAAATAAAAGGTACGCACTGACTTTTAGAGATACGAATATGTGAATGGATGGCATCTCTCATTGTAATACACAATGGAAGATGCCGTTTTTGCGTTCAATATATTTGCAAATTTCTAGATGGAAGACTCAATCGTAGGAGGGGAAGCAAAAGCGTCTGGTATTTCCTATATTGATAAAAATCTCGAACAATAGAAGAGTAATATTTCAAATGATTAAAGAAAGGAGAGGAGTGGGGGCACTTATTCACGAGAGACTTACACAAAGCCACCCTAATTTAAAGCAAGTTCTTAATATTGTAGGTATTGATGATGTGTCCGCCCTCTATGTAGAAGGACATGAAATGGAACCTCAGAGAGCCAATGAAATCATAAATACGGATATGCGGAAAGCAAAAAAACTTGCTGCTACTTTTTAGTAGCTAACAAAAGGCGCATTCCACCTGGCAGAACACTTTGGAATCACTCCTGTCGAGTAGCAATCATGAAAAAGATGATGAAGTCCGTGTTATTTTGTTCTCGTCAGGGGAGCAATGGTTGAGTCGTTTCTGAAACCTTTTATAGGGTAGCGGCATCTTTTCAGGTGTCGCTTTTGCTTTACTTATTAAACAAAACTTATCCTATAATAGGCGAGGTGAATCTTCCAAACATCGACAAAAGACGGCGAAAATGAAGCCGGAAAATTATAATTCACAAAAAAGACAAGAAAAGTTTGTGAAATTATGAACATTATACTGATTTTTATTCTATAAAAAAATAAATGGTAGTATAAAAGTGTAGTAAAACTTGATAAAGATTGTGAATATATTAACAACAAGAGGAGATGGGGACATGTTAGACTTACTAAGAAAAAATAAAATTGTAGCAGGAATACTAGCAATATTTCGAATTTATTTAGGTTATCAATTTCTACACGCAGGTTTTGGAAAAATAGTGGGGGGTAGCTTTGATGCAACTGGTTTTCTTCAAGGAGCAATTGCCTCCAGCACTGGAGAGCATCCAGCAGTTCAAGGATGGTGGGCGTTATTTTTAAAAAACGTAGCATTACCAAATTCCGAGTTATTTACTTTCTTAGTACAATGGGGAGAATTACTTGTAGGTATTGCTTTAATTCTAGGTTTATTCACTAACTTCGCAGTATTAATGGGTATGCTCATGAACTTCTCCTTCTTATTTAGCGGTACTGTAAGTACAAATGCACAAATGGTGCTTCTCGGTATTTTCGTAGTGGTTGCGGGAGAAAATTCTGGTAAATATGGATTGGATAGATATGCAATTCCCTATTTTAGAAAACTATTGAAAAATGGAACGAAAAAAAATAAAAAAGGTTCTTTAGCTGCTTAATAAATAATTATTGATAAACATAAAGAAAAAAGACATGCTACATGAAAGCCTGTAAGACTGCATTTCAAAAAGAAGGAATCAGAAGGATTACTGAATTTGTATGAAATCTTATTGAGTAGGAACCATTATGTTTTTGCAGTATAGGGAAAAGAAAGTGTTTTGTTTGGTTAAGCCGTATCATTTACCTTTATATTGAGAGGAAGCTAATGAAAAACAAAAAACAGATGGACTTCCAAAAAAAAATCATTAAAGAAGAATATGTGACTGAAAAGGACATTATTATTCGAGTGAGAAAATTATTGACAAAAAATAAAATTAAAAATGCTGATCGCAAGTGGAAAGAGAAATTACTTAAAAAAGACAAGAAGTAAGCCTATCAAGGATTGACCAACCAAAACATGTCTTTGGAGCGCCGGTTCGCCCCTAGCCGCTGATGTAAACAAGAGTTATCTTATTTCCTTACAGATTCTAGTTATGATAATCTTCCCATCGTATCAGCGACGAGCTAAAAAGTTAGACGATTTAATTCCAGGATGTGTTGAAATTAGTGGTGTGAATGTGATTAAACAGATTTTCACAACAAAAGGATTATTTTATTCTAAATATAATGTATAAAAATTAACATTTAAGCTGCGCGTTTTATTGCGTAACTTAAATGTTTTTCTTTTATGTTTCATTTTTGATATCTGGCGTTTTAAAAAAGAAATTTCACGTGAGGATAAAAATGGTAATATGGTTCAAGTAAAAATAATAGGAAATGGGTAGTTTATGTTTTATTACAAAAAAAGGGATTAGTTTAAGATGCATTTTAAATATGCAAGAAAGATCAAATAAGAGAAAGGGTGATAGTATGTCAAAGATCAAAAAAAACCTTCCAACATTTTTAAAGGGATGCGCCATTTTGGGGTCAGTGGCAGCAGCAACGTATTTATACCGTAAGGATGACACA
This genomic stretch from Peribacillus muralis harbors:
- a CDS encoding ATP-binding protein, with translation MIIKDLHVYGYGKIENERFSELGQLQVFFGENESGKSTIMSFMHSILFGFPTRVQNEPRYEPKMHAKYGGRLTLITKKHREIVIERVKGKATGDVTITFEDGRVGGEEELNDILLGVDKNYYQAIFSFDLQGLQGLQTLSEGTMSKYLLSAGLVGNDKLLEAETKLQKELDRLFKPSGQKPLLNVRIKDLKELQKKVKASEQEQQSYTAFLHEETELKERLAEITKAIQAIEENLVNVGTFLRIKPLIEERGNIESELRKIKDVSFPVDGLKRLEQLQAVGMPMKAQLSALTEKLNKLEENLIESEINPFITEHKEQIEHAVDQGTLLEKLEVDMRTAEHERLMEEKNIEKVKRELFLDEPDAEISKFDISTYMKEKVKRTERDKHQLQNDKMQLDEKYGLQKVSLETTEARLKEIEAQLMPEEKRSKLEFSYNKQHNSEFKAVKSLILDEQILELEKQLALQKKKKAHDRNRSRIMNGSIVALLCLGALSCYFSDQLLLSMIFLAAAILFAVSRYLFKGEDILSGHIRQLDDAKRKREELGSEAHQDSDGESMRRLLELDDRLQRQYETERVKYEEREEAFESTIQEYAAWEARREKLAKEMKSILSGWGMSFPGMEINLESVFDMLGNWKGAVERKFETIERHQYLHEEFDGKAKILFHFAHDLDFEPSTWREAIGLLKRELNDAVEFSVQRTQRVQERSHLRNEIEQLTREKNYLDAEMEQLFGLAKVNDEEEYRHHAALSEKKGSLTNQLGLIAVQIEQSRMLPERIRTYVKQQITSYTLEELERKLKDAANAKSALMEKLTDTKHQIKRLEASGVYDDLLHRFYEEKAAFNEEAKEWAKLAISKRLLNKTLDRYKRERLPKVIADAERHFAFLTNGCYSNIILDHSGEKILVQRSDGLRFGVEEVSRGTAEQIYVSLRLALAEHTFDNDPFPLIIDDGFVNFDAKRTKRMLELLKTISRKRQIFFFTCHHHVMENFAEKDVIHLSNPILNKDNDLIIRGI
- a CDS encoding ABC transporter ATP-binding protein — its product is MRPVINTQSLSLGYGDKLIINDMDLEIPKGEITVFIGANGCGKSTLLRSVARLLKPQGGSIALEGKEISSMSSKEVARKMAILPQSPTAPEGLTVYQLVKQGRYPYQSWLKQWSAEDEEQVQKAIEATNLSELKDRAVDELSGGQRQRAWIAMTLAQDTDIILLDEPTTYLDMTHQIEILDLLYDLNELENRTIVMVLHDLNLACRYADNLVAVKDGSIHAEGRPEEIITPGLVREVFGMECQIAFDPIFGSPMCIPFGKGRYARSRIKAMANG
- a CDS encoding DoxX family protein, whose translation is MQGKQIGWIALYIRLALGVSFLSAVADRFGLWGKPGASNVAWGNMKGFMDYVNVLNPVVPDVFIPTIAWIATIGEIIFGILLILGFQTRIVALLSSLMLLLFALGLTVGVGFKATLDYSVFSASAASLLLVCFRDIPYSLDSLVKKKQRKYSINV
- a CDS encoding DoxX family protein, with the protein product MLDLLRKNKIVAGILAIFRIYLGYQFLHAGFGKIVGGSFDATGFLQGAIASSTGEHPAVQGWWALFLKNVALPNSELFTFLVQWGELLVGIALILGLFTNFAVLMGMLMNFSFLFSGTVSTNAQMVLLGIFVVVAGENSGKYGLDRYAIPYFRKLLKNGTKKNKKGSLAA